GATCGACAAGTCAACCACAGACGAAACCACCTGGTCTGCGAAGTCGTGAACTTCCCGACGCAGGGGCTAACCGCGCATACCGTCGGCCAACTCGAGCACCCGGCCCGCGTACGTGACCACAAACGCGTCGAGCGCTTGCTGGGACAGTTCGGGGCACCCGGCTCTCCGGAAGAAGTGCTCGAGATCCACCAGCCGATCCCCCAGTCCGACGCGCCGATGATCCAACGCCTCGAGCTCGATGACCACCGCCTCGAGTTCCTTCGCTTTGCGCATTACGTCGTCCATCGGATCACCGTCCACTTCACGGGAGCTGTGCACAGATTGGGCGGCGGAGCCGGGCTTCCCTCCCAGCTCCACCGACCGCAACACTACGCTTGATCGAACACGTGTGCGAATCAATTCGAGGCGGCGGTTTTGTACCACTCATCCTGTGCACAATCCGAGAAGGTGGCCTACAGTCTGTGACATGCTCCAGATGAGGGGTCCGAACGGGGTTCGACCGCCAGGCTCGACACATCCAATGTACGTGGCGCTCTTAGCAATCCTCACGATTGCTGTGGTCGTTCTGGTCATCCTGGCAATCCATGAGGGCCGCCTCTGATCGCGGATCTCGTTGTTCACTATCGACGCCCATCGGCGGGATCCCGCATGCAATGGACGATCGACGAACCTTCAGGTCCTCGGCAACGTACGACCGTCCGCATCGATCGACCGTCGACGACGCCTGACCACCTCGATGATTTCGTCGACCACGCGTCGCGTATCACCCAGCGCCTGCACCGCCGAGTAGCGCAACACCAACCAGCCCTCCAGCACAAAAACGTTCTGTCGTCTGCGATCGCTGTCGAATGCCTGGCTCGAGGTGTGAAATTCACGCCCGTCGATCTCCACGATCACCCGCGCCCTGAAGTCGACGAGGTCACCGAAGTAGGGTCCCACCCGGGCATTGATCTCCATGAAGAAGTTGTGTGCAGACAGAGCCCGTGCCACCACGCGCTCGGCCTCGGATCGGGTCTGGAGGCAACAGAGGCGCAGTTGTCTTCGGACGGTCTTCATCCCGGCCATTCCGCGGGACTTCTCACACGTCGACGCGATGCGACGGCGCAACTCCGGCCGCGCGATGGCCGTGTCGAAGAACCGCTCCAATTCCGCACCGGTCAAAATCGCCGCGACGTCGACGAACACCTGGGCCAGCGTCACCACCGGAAGCCCCTGGCACACAGCCGATTCGGGGAGGCGTCGGCGATGGATCTTCACCCACTCCGGTGCGCGCTGCCGGGTCGACGGCAGCACCGTCGCCGCGACGGTGGGCGGCTCTTCCTCCAGCAATCCCCACGCCCAGGCCGCAGTCAGATGACTGAGTACTGCGCCCGGCTTCCACAGCGTTACCGCCGTGCACAGATCGAGGTAGTCCGGCTTGTCCGTCGCATAGATTCCGGGCAACACTCGAATCAGCTGCCCCGACGCAGTTCTACGAGTGATGGTGCTGCGACTCATCCCTCGGGCCATCAAGTCCCCCGCTGTACATACCCCCATGTGAATACGGTGGACGATCGACGAAGTCTGCGCCAGAGGCAGTTTCGAAACCTGTGGACATAGCGGAGTTATCCACAGGCCGACCGCACCGGAGTGTTCAGCATCGACGCCCATCGGCGGAATCCCGCGTCCGACGGACGATCCTGAACACTCGGGTCCGTCACTCCGGCGTCATCACCACCCGCGAGCATCGCCGTTCGCAGCGTGCGCAGATGTGCGAGGCAGGCCGGGTATCCGCGCAGTTGTCGCGGGCCCATCGGCCCCACCGTTCCCGATGCCGGGTTGCGATCACGAGCAGTCAGGGAAATCCACCTCGGTCGGTACCGGAACCGATTGCGGCTGAACCGGTGCCGAAGCCTTGCCGGCTACGTTCGGTTCGACGAGGTTGTACTCGATGGTCTTGGTCCTACCCGGTTCGATGACGACCGGAACGTAGAACACCGGGTGGCCGCGTTCGGCGGCGGTCAGCAAGAACAGGGGTGTGCCGTTGATCGTCGCGTTCGTCAACGTTGCACCCTGCGTTGCGTACAGCGCCACCACCGAGCGGTTGGTTCCCGGCGGCCCGTCGTATCGAGTCGAATCGTTCTGTCTACCTGCGATATACGTGGTGTAGTCCTGCAGGGGCGCATTGTTGGTGAGCTCGGCGACCACGTGGGTGGTCCGCGTCGCGCCGTCACAGGTCTGCGCGGAGTAAGTGACCTTGCGCTGTAAGTAGTAGTCGAGCTTGCCGCCCGCACCGTTGTTCACCACCAGTGCGGCGTACGGGTCGGGGCTGTCCGGTACTTCGTGGCCGATCTTGGTGGGACCCAGAATCGATTGCAGTGCCGCGTCCGCGCTCCATACGGCGATGTGGCCTTCGCCGGCCGCTTTTCCGAGTGCTTCGAGAAGAGCGCGCGGCGACGCGATGTTGCCCTGCATCTTCGCGACGACCCTGGCGGCGATGTCCTGGAGATACGCCTTGCGTGCGGAGTTGTCGTTCTCGAAGCGGAAGTAGGCGTCGGACTGCGTGACTCGTACGACGTTGGATCCATCGATCACTTCACCGTCGCTCATCGTGATCGGGCCGACGACATCGAGGATGTACCCGAGCGCAACCGGGTCGGTTGCCAGCGCCCCGTCGACACGCTCGCCGGTCTCCTGCTGCCACATCGACTGCCAGATCCGCCCGGAATACGGGAAGTGCGGGCTGACGTTGCTGTTCTGCCAATTCTGTGTCGGTTGGAAGCGAGTCTCGTAGGCGTTGAAGAAGTCCGGACCGAGATCGATCGGGTCGTAGGGAATCCGGAGTTCGGCATTGCTGGCGAGCGAATCGACCGTCACCGTGCCGTCGACGGCACGCACGATCCCGAATCCGCCGATCAGTCCGCCGGTTCCTCGGGATTCCGACAGTGTCTGAAAAGCCATGAAGTAACTGCGCGGGCCGTCCGCCCCGAGCATCGCCGGGAGTACCTTGGCCGCGATGTCGGTGTTCGCCAACAGGGAGTTCAGCTCGTGCGTCCGATCCTGCAGCCGAGTCCGAGCGTCGGAGATTTGCGCGATGAACGCCGGTTCCCCGATCGCCTGCGACTGCACATCGAGCTCGGCGGCCGCGGCGGCGGCCCGAGACAACGCCGGCGAGGCGTCGCGCAGAGCACCGATGTCGATGGCCCGGTCGGGTCCGCGCAGCTGACTCGGGTCGAGAGCGGTGCCCACCGCGACCGCCGGCGTCAGCACGTCGACGGTCAGACCGTTGACGACGTCGGCAATTCGAGAAACGACGTCCAGCGGTTGCCCCACATAGGGAATTGCCGCAGCAGCAGTCCAGATCAGTGAGTCGGTGGCGTCCTTCGCGCGGGTCGAGGTCCGCACCGCATCGTCGACGGAGTCCTCGGCCTTGCTCGTATCTCCCGCCAGCAGTGCAGTTTTCGCTGCCTGGGCGTATTCGCTGGCCTGGTTCAAATTGGTGTACGCGGCGTTGGCCGTGTAAGCCAACCACGCACCGAGGCCGAGAGCGACGACGACC
The nucleotide sequence above comes from Rhodococcoides fascians A25f. Encoded proteins:
- a CDS encoding DUF559 domain-containing protein, whose translation is MSRSTITRRTASGQLIRVLPGIYATDKPDYLDLCTAVTLWKPGAVLSHLTAAWAWGLLEEEPPTVAATVLPSTRQRAPEWVKIHRRRLPESAVCQGLPVVTLAQVFVDVAAILTGAELERFFDTAIARPELRRRIASTCEKSRGMAGMKTVRRQLRLCCLQTRSEAERVVARALSAHNFFMEINARVGPYFGDLVDFRARVIVEIDGREFHTSSQAFDSDRRRQNVFVLEGWLVLRYSAVQALGDTRRVVDEIIEVVRRRRRSIDADGRTLPRT
- a CDS encoding DUF4012 domain-containing protein, translated to MSNDNDDPHGDSRSSRGRSRHRRPKKTSRRILGGFGLLVVVALGLGAWLAYTANAAYTNLNQASEYAQAAKTALLAGDTSKAEDSVDDAVRTSTRAKDATDSLIWTAAAAIPYVGQPLDVVSRIADVVNGLTVDVLTPAVAVGTALDPSQLRGPDRAIDIGALRDASPALSRAAAAAAELDVQSQAIGEPAFIAQISDARTRLQDRTHELNSLLANTDIAAKVLPAMLGADGPRSYFMAFQTLSESRGTGGLIGGFGIVRAVDGTVTVDSLASNAELRIPYDPIDLGPDFFNAYETRFQPTQNWQNSNVSPHFPYSGRIWQSMWQQETGERVDGALATDPVALGYILDVVGPITMSDGEVIDGSNVVRVTQSDAYFRFENDNSARKAYLQDIAARVVAKMQGNIASPRALLEALGKAAGEGHIAVWSADAALQSILGPTKIGHEVPDSPDPYAALVVNNGAGGKLDYYLQRKVTYSAQTCDGATRTTHVVAELTNNAPLQDYTTYIAGRQNDSTRYDGPPGTNRSVVALYATQGATLTNATINGTPLFLLTAAERGHPVFYVPVVIEPGRTKTIEYNLVEPNVAGKASAPVQPQSVPVPTEVDFPDCS